The Eleutherodactylus coqui strain aEleCoq1 chromosome 13, aEleCoq1.hap1, whole genome shotgun sequence genome includes a window with the following:
- the LOC136588311 gene encoding opioid growth factor receptor-like, whose protein sequence is MNYDRDASWNSDYDSTWEDEELEPPKKKKQKPQYQYVNRAARDMQNYRRGYGQPNLDLTTDSQDDEKFMPNLAFYQDKVPFQPSGVNIEEFLQYWWEDYEELEGNHNFIQWIFPLRERGVNYYSEPLTLREIQMMRADEDVMRRLLEAYRLMLGFYGIRLLDEETGDVCRAENWKERYRNLNNRSHNNLRITRILKCLGEMGFGHLQAPLVRFFLEETLCNNYLPNVGRSVLDYFMFTVKDKQERRKLVRYAWENYKPQEQFKWGPVEKLQILTSMQENAERQPETGGGRERKGDGDGPGVDRPGVRDDGKVVTDVHPGEAPQHEEVTTSAGNDKRRPEEKKELITADNSSRIEKQAPEESEKLITEDIELLTTENNSPRNDRHTPEDKEKLITEDNRLRNEKQIPADNSSGNEKQIEAANNSGNEKQTPVGNSSGKEKLITQDTSTGNAKLITEDNSSGKEMPITENTSSENEKQTQEDNSLVNERLITEGTSTENQKQTQEDNSLGNEKQIIKDNSLGNERLITEGTSTANEGLTTGDCSTRKEQTTESTSCMNLRQTLGDTNLGNEKLTTEGTSSGNKNTTTGGTSSGNKNMTTESTSSGNKNMTTESTSSGNKNMTTGGTSLENKAQSGQSGLHQAENPQSEEAQKLLSGDGAAAGEPSICDRILSLYGCCCYICCCAH, encoded by the exons ATGAATTACGACAGGGACGCCTCCTGGAATTCAGATTATGACTCCACCTGGGAAGACGAGGAGCTGGAGCCCCCCAAAAAGAAAAAGCAGAAGCCACAGTATCAG TATGTGAACAGAGCGGCGAGAGACATGCAGAACTACAGACGCGGATATGGGCAGCCGAACCTGGACTTGACGACTGATTCCCAG GACGATGAAAAATTTATGCCGAACCTTGCGTTTTACCAGGACAAGGTGCCGTTTCAGCCTTCCG GCGTAAACATAGAGGAATTTCTGCAGTACTGGTGGGAAGACTATGAGGAGCTAGAAGGGAATCACAACTTCATCCAGTG GATATTTCCCCTGCGAGAGCGCGGTGTGAACTACTACTCCGAACCGCTGACCCTGAGGGAAATTCAG ATGATGCGGGCGGATGAAGATGTCATGCGGAGGCTGCTGGAAGCTTACCGGCTCATGCTGGGGTTTTACGGCATTCGGCTGCTGGACGAGGAGACGGGAGACGTGTGCCGGGCGGAGAACTGGAAGGAGAGATACCGCAATCTAAACAA CCGCAGCCACAACAACCTGCGGATCACCCGCATCCTGAAGTGCCTGGGGGAGATGGGCTTCGGCCACCTACAGGCCCCGCTGGTCAGGTTCTTCCTGGAGGAGACCTTGTGTAACAACTACTTACCCAACGTGGGAAGGAGCGTCCTGGACTACTTCATGTTCACCGTGAAGGACAAGCAGGAGCGCAGGAAGCTGGTGCGCTACGCCTGGGAGAACTACAAACCCCAGGAACAGTTTAAATGGGGGCCGGTGGAGAAACTCCAAATTCTCACATCCATGCAAGAGAATGCTGAACGTCAGCCAGAGACCGGAGGGGGGCGGGAGAGGAAGGGAGATGGTGACGGACCCGGTGTGGACCGACCGGGGGTCCGGGATGATGGAAAAGTCGTGACTGATGTCCATCCTGGAGAAGCTCCACAGCATGAAGAGGTCACAACCAGTGCTGGAAATGACAAGAGGAgaccagaagagaagaaggagctGATAACAGCGGACAATAGCTCCAGAATTGAGAAGCAGGCACCAGAGGAGAGTGAGAAGTTGATAACAGAGGACATTGAGTTGCTGACAACAGAGAACAATAGCCCAAGAAATGACAGGCACACACCAGAGGATAAGGAGAAGCTGATTACAGAGGACAATAGATTGAGAAATGAGAAGCAGATACCAGCAGACAATAGCTCAGGGAATGAAAAGCAGATAGAGGCAGCAAATAATTCAGGTAATGAGAAGCAGACACCAGTGGGCAATAGCTCAGGAAAAGAGAAGCTGATAACACAGGACACAAGCACAGGGAATGCAAAGTTGATAACAGAGGACAATAGCTCAGGGAAAGAGATGCCAATAACAGAGAACACTAGCTCAGAAAATGAGAAGCAGACACAAGAGGACAATAGCTTGGTGAATGAGAGGCTGATAACAGAGGGCACTAGCACAGAAAATCAGAAGCAGACACAAGAGGACAATAGCTTGGGGAATGAGAAGCAGATAATAAAGGACAATAGTTTGGGGAATGAGAGGCTGATAACAGAGGGCACTAGCACAGCGAATGAGGGGCTGACAACAGGGGACTGCAGCACTAGAAAAGAGCAGACTACAGAGAGCACTAGCTGCATGAACCTTAGACAGACATTAGGAGACACTAATTTAGGAAATGAGAAGCTGACAACAGAGGGCACTAGCTCTGGCAATAAGAACACGACAACAGGGGGCACTAGCTCTGGCAATAAGAACATGACAACAGAGAGCACTAGCTCTGGCAATAAGAACATGACAACAGAGAGCACTAGCTCTGGCAATAAGAACATGACAACAGGGGGCACTAGCCTAGAGAATAAGGCACAGAGCGGACAATCTGGGCTGCATCAGGCTGAAAACCCCCAAAGTGAGGAGGCGCAGAAACTGCTGTCAGGAGACGGGGCCGCGGCCGGGGAGCCCAGCATCTGCGACCGGATACTTTCTCTATATGGTTGCTGCTGCTATATCTGCTGCTGCGCACACTGA